A genomic stretch from Nocardia wallacei includes:
- a CDS encoding VOC family protein, which translates to MAVATLKMLTLDSSDARRDAEFWAAALGWEIAHAQDEYAMLTGPDHALGFGTVPDYQAPAWPNEHGTKQFHLDLAVDDLEMASKQLVELGATVPEFQPGDSWRVLLDPSGHPFCLTLAANWG; encoded by the coding sequence ATGGCAGTTGCTACGTTGAAGATGCTCACTCTCGACAGCTCCGACGCACGGCGGGACGCGGAGTTCTGGGCGGCGGCGCTCGGTTGGGAGATCGCCCACGCCCAGGACGAGTACGCCATGCTCACCGGTCCGGATCACGCGCTCGGGTTCGGCACCGTCCCGGATTATCAGGCGCCCGCCTGGCCGAACGAGCACGGCACCAAGCAGTTTCACCTGGATCTGGCGGTCGACGACCTCGAGATGGCCAGTAAGCAACTGGTCGAACTGGGCGCTACAGTGCCGGAGTTCCAGCCGGGCGACAGCTGGCGGGTGCTGCTCGATCCGAGCGGCCACCCGTTCTGCCTCACTCTCGCTGCCAACTGGGGCTAG
- a CDS encoding GNAT family N-acetyltransferase, with protein sequence MSTHINWITRAETIADIPAIRKINLGAFDTAEEADLVEALRADPAWMDGLSIVSAGPDGEPVGYALLTRCHVDDTPALCLGPCAVLPEYQRTGAGSAAIRAALAAAARAGENFVIVLGHPSYYPRFGFTRASRYGIRLSIDVPEDALMALSLNSGQLPSGTVRYAAPFGI encoded by the coding sequence TTGAGCACTCATATCAACTGGATCACTCGTGCCGAGACCATCGCCGACATTCCGGCGATCCGCAAGATCAACCTCGGCGCATTCGATACCGCGGAGGAGGCCGATCTCGTCGAAGCTCTGCGCGCCGATCCGGCGTGGATGGACGGCTTGTCCATCGTCAGCGCGGGACCGGACGGCGAGCCGGTCGGATACGCACTGCTGACTCGCTGTCACGTCGACGACACCCCGGCGCTGTGCCTGGGACCGTGCGCGGTCCTGCCCGAGTACCAGCGGACCGGGGCGGGTTCCGCCGCGATCCGCGCCGCGCTCGCGGCCGCCGCGCGAGCGGGTGAGAATTTCGTGATCGTGCTCGGGCATCCGAGCTACTACCCGCGATTCGGCTTCACCCGTGCCTCCCGGTACGGCATTCGCCTGAGTATCGATGTCCCGGAGGACGCATTGATGGCGTTGAGCCTGAACTCCGGACAGCTACCCAGCGGAACCGTCCGTTACGCAGCACCTTTCGGCATCTGA
- a CDS encoding SDR family oxidoreductase — protein MTTQKTLAGRVAVVTGASSGIGAATAERLAAAGARVAVLARRAGRLEQLVARIERSGGTALALAVDVTDAQVVRNAAERVAAELGTADLLFNNAGVMLPAPVEELPVEQWQRQIDLNVTGLMNTIGAFVPQLIAAAADKGVADLINTSSIAAQNIFPNFAVYSGTKAYVTHLSRTLRAELGAKDVRVAAIEPGIVGTELQGHVTDPGAQDWLEASKQSMTWLHPEDIAAAVEFLAAQPARVNLQQVTIMPTRQPS, from the coding sequence ATGACTACCCAGAAGACCCTCGCCGGCCGCGTCGCCGTCGTGACGGGTGCCTCCAGCGGCATCGGCGCGGCCACCGCCGAACGGCTGGCCGCCGCCGGGGCCCGGGTTGCCGTGCTCGCACGCCGGGCCGGTCGACTCGAACAGCTGGTCGCGCGGATCGAGCGGTCCGGCGGGACGGCGCTGGCCCTGGCCGTCGACGTGACCGACGCGCAAGTTGTGCGAAACGCCGCCGAGCGAGTCGCCGCCGAACTCGGCACCGCCGACCTGCTGTTCAACAATGCCGGTGTCATGCTGCCCGCACCTGTCGAGGAACTGCCGGTCGAGCAGTGGCAGCGGCAGATCGATCTGAACGTGACCGGCCTGATGAATACCATCGGCGCGTTCGTCCCGCAGTTGATCGCCGCGGCCGCGGACAAGGGCGTGGCCGACCTGATCAACACGTCCTCGATCGCCGCGCAGAACATCTTCCCGAACTTCGCGGTGTACTCGGGCACCAAGGCCTACGTGACGCACCTGTCACGGACCCTGCGCGCCGAACTCGGAGCCAAGGATGTCCGAGTCGCCGCGATCGAACCGGGCATCGTCGGCACGGAGTTGCAGGGCCACGTCACCGACCCCGGCGCCCAGGACTGGCTCGAAGCTTCGAAACAATCGATGACCTGGCTCCACCCGGAGGATATCGCCGCCGCCGTCGAATTCCTGGCCGCCCAGCCCGCACGCGTGAACCTGCAGCAGGTCACCATCATGCCGACCCGCCAGCCGTCGTGA
- a CDS encoding helix-turn-helix domain-containing protein yields the protein MEHNAELKEFLRTRRARLNVEDVQVGGTGGVRRVPGLRREEVARLAGVSVDYYSRLEQGRNLNVSDDVLDAVARALRLDEVERSYLFQIARANPRRARRRTPARVQRVRPGVRRILETLDDVTPAFVFGRRMDILATNRLARALLTDFEALPPRDRNMLRYTFLDDSARELYVDWEEVARDNVAVLRLDAGRHPDDPLLTELVGELAVKSPEFRRWWADHNVRERSHGTKRYHHPLVGDLTIDYESVSLPGDPDQTLCIYTAEAGSPSETALELLATWTGSQRPADGPDPEHRSRAERPGVRQP from the coding sequence ATGGAGCACAACGCCGAGCTGAAGGAGTTCTTGCGCACCCGCCGTGCGCGCCTGAACGTCGAAGACGTCCAGGTCGGCGGAACGGGCGGCGTGCGCCGGGTGCCGGGATTGCGCCGCGAGGAAGTGGCCCGGCTGGCCGGGGTGAGTGTGGACTACTACAGCCGCCTCGAGCAGGGCCGCAATCTGAACGTCTCCGACGATGTCCTCGACGCCGTTGCCCGCGCCCTGCGCCTGGACGAGGTCGAGCGGTCTTATCTGTTTCAGATCGCCCGGGCGAATCCGCGGCGTGCCCGGCGCCGCACTCCGGCGCGAGTACAGCGCGTCCGCCCGGGAGTCCGCCGCATCCTCGAGACGCTCGACGACGTGACGCCCGCCTTCGTCTTCGGCCGCCGCATGGACATTCTCGCAACCAACCGTCTCGCCCGGGCGTTGCTGACCGACTTCGAGGCGCTTCCGCCTCGGGACCGAAACATGTTGCGCTACACCTTCCTCGACGATTCCGCCCGCGAGCTCTACGTCGATTGGGAGGAGGTCGCCCGGGACAACGTCGCGGTCCTGCGCCTGGACGCCGGCCGCCACCCCGACGACCCACTGCTCACCGAACTCGTCGGCGAACTCGCGGTCAAGAGCCCGGAGTTCCGGCGCTGGTGGGCGGACCACAACGTCCGCGAGCGTAGTCACGGCACGAAGCGCTACCACCATCCCCTCGTCGGCGATCTCACCATCGACTACGAAAGCGTCTCCCTGCCGGGCGATCCCGACCAGACCCTGTGCATCTACACCGCCGAAGCAGGCTCGCCGTCGGAGACCGCGCTCGAGCTGCTCGCCACCTGGACCGGCTCGCAGCGGCCGGCCGACGGCCCCGATCCGGAACACCGGTCGCGAGCCGAGCGGCCGGGCGTCCGGCAACCCTGA
- a CDS encoding GGDEF domain-containing protein — MDEQRRSEWVAQWHDALGVVGAAARPQLPMVLGRLVDEFAEAVDADPFDSSAGAGVGRALARALPWDPAVPVLSAPLLARLAAATGRRDAAARAAGVLAALAQGYQQARAAAPPDSAGATEADRAAADRFRVVFDNTAVAIGIADTRGVLIDANQCLAAMLGAPVETLRGMPVDQFAHPADLADIHARVFGELVAARKGSVRIEGRGLAPAGDTRWAAFTVTYVPGGDGQDDYLLAVGEDITERRLLQDELRWQARHDPLTGLPNRRQLLELLHAAADSATDNACAGLCFADLDDFKQVNDTYGHRVGDEVLRAVGARLRRHLRRHDCTLARLGGDEFVVFLPPPVDDDRLAATAATLRSALAVPVVIDDHRIVLSLSVGAVLAPVAHTAADAFLDAADRRLYLAKTRRRHRLQHAPN, encoded by the coding sequence GTGGACGAACAGCGACGTTCGGAATGGGTTGCCCAGTGGCACGACGCCCTGGGCGTTGTCGGAGCGGCCGCGCGGCCGCAGCTGCCGATGGTGTTGGGCCGCTTGGTCGACGAGTTCGCCGAGGCGGTGGACGCCGACCCGTTCGACAGCTCCGCCGGTGCCGGTGTGGGCCGCGCTCTGGCCCGGGCGCTGCCGTGGGATCCCGCGGTTCCCGTGCTGTCCGCACCTCTGCTCGCGCGGCTCGCCGCCGCAACCGGTCGTCGCGACGCGGCTGCGCGGGCCGCGGGTGTCCTCGCCGCGCTGGCGCAGGGATACCAGCAGGCGCGAGCGGCAGCGCCGCCGGACAGCGCCGGTGCCACGGAGGCGGATCGGGCGGCCGCCGACCGGTTCCGGGTCGTGTTCGACAACACCGCGGTCGCCATCGGCATCGCCGACACCCGCGGTGTGCTGATCGACGCCAACCAGTGTCTGGCGGCCATGCTCGGTGCGCCGGTCGAGACGCTGCGGGGGATGCCGGTGGATCAATTCGCGCATCCGGCCGATCTCGCCGACATCCATGCGCGTGTGTTCGGTGAGCTCGTCGCGGCGCGAAAAGGATCGGTGCGGATCGAGGGCCGGGGCCTCGCGCCCGCCGGGGACACGCGATGGGCCGCGTTCACGGTCACCTACGTGCCCGGCGGTGACGGGCAGGACGACTATCTGCTGGCTGTCGGCGAGGACATCACCGAGCGCCGCCTGCTGCAGGACGAACTGCGCTGGCAGGCCCGCCACGACCCGCTCACCGGCCTGCCCAACCGGCGGCAACTGCTCGAACTGCTGCACGCGGCCGCGGATTCGGCGACCGACAACGCTTGCGCGGGACTGTGTTTCGCCGACCTCGACGACTTCAAACAGGTCAACGACACCTACGGTCATCGGGTCGGCGACGAGGTACTGCGCGCGGTCGGCGCCCGGCTCCGCCGACACCTGCGCCGTCACGACTGCACCCTGGCCCGGCTCGGCGGTGACGAGTTCGTGGTCTTCCTGCCGCCGCCGGTCGATGACGACCGGCTCGCGGCCACCGCCGCCACCCTGCGGTCCGCGCTCGCCGTCCCGGTCGTCATCGACGACCACCGGATCGTCCTGTCCCTCAGCGTCGGCGCCGTGCTCGCGCCGGTGGCGCACACCGCGGCCGACGCGTTCCTCGACGCCGCGGACCGACGGCTCTACCTCGCCAAGACCCGGCGCCGGCACCGCCTGCAACACGCACCGAACTGA
- a CDS encoding nuclear transport factor 2 family protein, whose protein sequence is MTRTVMVRYRTHASAAEENQRLIENVFAQLHRERPAGLRYTVYRLDDDAGFVHVAAEEPDGASLTASTAFAEFQRDIRSRVPEAPRSARATVVGTYPAPAAGHAAVVAVAFVEAFGKRDMSAVSALLADDVVFESPRVRITNATDVLAAITDFAQAVTGVDIIDAFGDDERAVVVYDMHTGPFGTLRTVDHVVVRHGRIASDTVIFDTRRILA, encoded by the coding sequence ATGACCAGGACTGTCATGGTGCGGTATCGGACGCATGCGTCGGCCGCGGAGGAGAACCAGCGGCTGATCGAAAATGTCTTCGCCCAGCTGCATCGGGAACGACCAGCGGGGTTGCGCTATACGGTATACCGGCTGGATGACGACGCGGGTTTCGTCCACGTCGCCGCCGAGGAGCCCGACGGTGCGTCTTTGACCGCGTCGACGGCCTTCGCGGAGTTTCAGCGCGATATCCGTTCCCGGGTGCCGGAAGCGCCACGGTCGGCGCGCGCCACTGTGGTCGGCACTTACCCGGCCCCCGCCGCCGGACATGCGGCGGTGGTCGCGGTGGCGTTCGTCGAGGCGTTCGGCAAACGTGACATGTCCGCGGTGTCGGCGTTGTTGGCCGATGACGTGGTGTTCGAGAGCCCGCGGGTGCGCATCACCAACGCGACGGACGTGCTGGCCGCCATCACAGATTTCGCCCAGGCGGTGACCGGAGTCGACATCATCGACGCCTTCGGTGACGACGAGCGCGCCGTGGTCGTCTACGACATGCACACCGGGCCGTTCGGAACGCTGCGCACCGTGGACCATGTGGTCGTCCGGCACGGTCGAATCGCTTCGGACACCGTCATTTTCGATACTCGTCGGATCCTCGCATGA
- a CDS encoding RNA polymerase subunit sigma-70 — protein MTHPVESAAQQFRGELFTYCYRMLGSPHDAEDAIQEVYLLAWRGYGDFEGRASLRTWLYRIATRVCLKAIDRRGRRALPSGLGGPGDPGEPVRPRLREVSWVEPVPDTALDPAATIESRHATRLAFIAALQHLSGRQRAILILRDVLMFPAAEVATLLATTTPAVNSALQRARTQLAALATTGYNLSEPTDPQRREVLDRYAAAFENADIAELVRVLTEDAVLEMPPVPTWFRGRDQVGEFLRSRLTTPGAVRLVPTAANAQPAFGVYLHGHGGVHHPHAVQLLTLTESGIARIDMIHDPTLFPLFDLPDLIQKAER, from the coding sequence ATGACGCACCCGGTCGAGTCCGCCGCCCAGCAGTTCCGTGGCGAGTTGTTCACCTACTGCTACCGGATGCTCGGTTCGCCCCACGACGCGGAGGACGCGATTCAGGAGGTCTATCTGCTGGCGTGGCGCGGATACGGCGATTTCGAGGGCCGTGCGTCGCTGCGGACCTGGCTCTACCGCATCGCGACCAGGGTCTGCCTCAAAGCGATCGACCGCCGTGGTCGTCGCGCGCTGCCCTCGGGACTGGGCGGGCCGGGTGACCCGGGCGAGCCGGTGCGGCCACGCTTGCGTGAAGTGTCCTGGGTCGAGCCGGTACCCGACACCGCACTTGATCCGGCGGCGACGATCGAGTCGAGGCACGCGACCCGGTTGGCCTTCATCGCCGCCCTGCAACACCTGTCCGGACGACAGCGGGCCATCCTCATCCTGCGTGACGTACTGATGTTCCCGGCCGCCGAGGTCGCCACCCTGCTGGCCACCACGACCCCCGCGGTGAACAGTGCCTTGCAGCGCGCACGGACCCAGTTGGCCGCACTCGCCACGACCGGATACAACCTGTCCGAACCAACAGATCCGCAGCGGCGCGAAGTACTCGACCGGTATGCCGCCGCGTTCGAGAATGCCGATATCGCCGAGTTGGTGCGCGTGCTCACCGAGGACGCGGTGCTGGAAATGCCCCCTGTGCCCACCTGGTTCCGGGGTCGCGACCAGGTCGGGGAATTCCTGCGCTCCCGGTTGACCACACCCGGCGCCGTCCGGCTGGTGCCGACCGCTGCCAACGCCCAGCCCGCGTTCGGTGTGTACCTGCACGGTCACGGCGGCGTCCATCACCCGCACGCCGTGCAGCTTCTCACCCTCACCGAATCGGGCATCGCCCGCATCGACATGATCCACGACCCCACCCTCTTCCCACTTTTCGACCTTCCGGATCTCATTCAGAAAGCAGAACGATGA
- a CDS encoding SDR family oxidoreductase, whose translation MKLLTGVTGSAGSIVVREFAAQQVPVRVLVRDRGKGQWLDDLPTVEVVYGDMLRPDTLTAALADIDRVLMISSPRQQMVETQCRFIDAAKAAGVGHIVKFSGKESGTTFDPNRFRGTRWHLEIERYLEASGVAWTHLRPSQFMQFYLPGTLTGVDSRRRELVMPIGDSRLAPVDITDIAKVAVAMMRADGIEGRAFDMTGPEALTMAEIAARITAATGRRYRYTAVTLEQKRALHQAEGLPPEVLDLLDEIYRGRAESPESRVVLDTHREFGVEPTSFAAFARRHAAAFTDTTAGDPVRRPPTPAIG comes from the coding sequence ATGAAACTTCTCACCGGGGTCACCGGTTCCGCGGGCTCGATCGTGGTCCGTGAATTCGCGGCCCAACAGGTTCCGGTCCGAGTACTCGTCCGCGACCGCGGCAAAGGACAGTGGCTCGACGACCTCCCCACCGTCGAGGTCGTATACGGCGACATGCTCCGGCCGGACACACTCACCGCGGCGCTCGCCGATATCGACCGTGTTCTGATGATCTCCTCACCCCGGCAGCAGATGGTCGAGACCCAGTGCCGGTTCATCGACGCCGCGAAGGCCGCGGGCGTCGGGCACATCGTCAAGTTCAGCGGCAAGGAATCGGGAACGACGTTCGACCCGAATCGTTTTCGCGGCACCCGCTGGCACCTGGAGATCGAGCGATATCTCGAGGCGTCGGGCGTGGCCTGGACCCATCTGCGGCCGAGCCAGTTCATGCAGTTCTACCTGCCCGGCACGCTGACCGGCGTGGACAGCCGACGGCGAGAGCTGGTCATGCCCATCGGAGACAGTCGCCTGGCGCCGGTCGACATCACCGACATCGCCAAGGTCGCCGTCGCGATGATGCGAGCAGACGGCATCGAGGGCAGGGCTTTCGACATGACCGGCCCCGAAGCGCTCACGATGGCGGAAATCGCGGCCCGGATCACCGCGGCCACCGGTCGCCGGTACCGCTACACGGCGGTAACCCTCGAGCAGAAGCGAGCCCTGCACCAAGCCGAAGGACTCCCGCCCGAGGTGCTCGACCTCCTCGACGAGATCTATCGCGGCCGCGCGGAATCCCCCGAGTCGCGGGTGGTCCTCGACACCCACCGCGAATTCGGTGTCGAGCCGACCAGTTTCGCCGCGTTCGCCCGCCGCCACGCTGCCGCCTTCACCGACACCACGGCGGGAGATCCCGTGCGAAGGCCACCGACGCCGGCGATCGGTTAG
- a CDS encoding S8 family serine peptidase: MRVVIQFRPETDSAVRLTASEVVGGELPGFALDRDYGPVVVAPGVDVTGSAVPSPEPEGNTVVVRGEVADEAAAAAVRRSAGVVGVFADPTIQPVVTCGDSAAVGTWHDVESRLRVGDLAAAGLDGAGVALAIVDTGINAAKVGQVRGRPTVDAGRSWNPQGVKGTAGEFPVGHGTMCAFDAMIAAPAATLLDLPVLRSSRQGGSPTDGLLSDALAAYAHLRTVLTAQPESTRALVVSNSWGVFSPDTDFPVGDPGNYSDNPSHPFNTIVGTLAAAGADILFAAGNCGRDCPDGRCAFPDRPINGANSHPSVLSVGGVDTGNQRVGYSSQGPGRLAERKPDVCTYTHFLGSTAFGADTPDTGTSAACPTAAGLIAAVRTRYPAGVIPPERLRDLVRRTALRHGGTEFDYDYGYGIADTAGILGALRQESTRA; the protein is encoded by the coding sequence ATGCGTGTTGTGATTCAGTTTCGTCCGGAGACCGATTCCGCTGTTCGCCTCACCGCGTCGGAGGTGGTCGGGGGTGAGTTGCCCGGGTTCGCGCTCGATCGGGACTACGGGCCCGTCGTCGTGGCGCCGGGTGTGGATGTGACCGGTTCGGCCGTGCCTTCGCCGGAGCCGGAAGGGAATACGGTCGTGGTGCGGGGCGAGGTGGCGGACGAGGCCGCCGCGGCGGCGGTGCGGCGATCGGCGGGCGTTGTCGGTGTTTTCGCCGATCCGACCATTCAACCGGTCGTCACGTGCGGCGATTCCGCAGCGGTGGGGACCTGGCACGATGTCGAAAGCCGTTTGCGTGTCGGCGATCTGGCCGCGGCGGGGCTGGACGGCGCGGGCGTGGCGCTCGCGATCGTGGATACCGGCATCAATGCCGCGAAGGTCGGGCAGGTGCGCGGGCGGCCGACCGTCGACGCGGGACGCAGTTGGAACCCGCAGGGCGTCAAGGGAACCGCGGGTGAGTTTCCCGTCGGCCACGGCACGATGTGTGCCTTCGACGCGATGATCGCCGCGCCCGCGGCCACCTTGCTCGATCTTCCCGTGCTGCGCAGTTCCCGTCAGGGCGGTTCGCCTACCGACGGACTGCTCTCGGATGCGCTGGCCGCCTACGCGCACCTGCGCACGGTGCTCACCGCCCAGCCCGAGTCGACGCGGGCCCTGGTGGTCAGCAACAGCTGGGGCGTGTTCTCACCGGACACCGACTTCCCGGTCGGCGATCCCGGCAACTACTCCGACAACCCGAGCCATCCGTTCAATACGATCGTCGGCACGCTGGCCGCCGCCGGGGCCGACATCCTCTTCGCCGCCGGCAACTGCGGGCGCGACTGCCCCGACGGGCGGTGTGCCTTCCCGGATCGGCCGATCAACGGGGCCAATTCGCATCCGAGTGTGCTCAGCGTCGGCGGCGTCGACACCGGCAATCAGCGGGTGGGCTACTCGTCGCAGGGGCCCGGTCGCCTGGCGGAGCGCAAACCCGACGTGTGCACCTACACCCACTTCCTCGGGTCGACGGCATTCGGCGCCGATACGCCCGACACCGGCACCTCGGCCGCCTGCCCGACCGCCGCCGGGCTGATCGCGGCAGTGCGCACCCGGTATCCGGCCGGGGTGATCCCGCCGGAGCGGTTGCGGGACCTGGTGCGGCGCACCGCCCTGCGGCACGGCGGCACCGAATTCGACTACGACTACGGATACGGAATCGCCGACACCGCAGGGATTCTCGGAGCCCTGCGGCAGGAGTCCACCCGCGCGTAG
- a CDS encoding zf-HC2 domain-containing protein yields MKCETVRAALSARIDGEQEPIPADTTDRHLSACPACQDWYRRAEALRRATILHTAPEVPDLTAAIMARLPPRREHPYARVALGVVAAAQTVLALTQLFGVAGGHGHEAFMMGHMSHESAAWNVAIGIGLVWAALRTRAAAGQLPMLTVFVGVLTAASLLDLTRGDVTAARLVSHIPVVLGVALLYLVYRRHRDDDHPDHAAALTPSGTSGADSVESRPTPRVPGKTFGHQRPASHHRAA; encoded by the coding sequence ATGAAGTGCGAAACGGTCCGTGCAGCACTGTCCGCGCGTATCGACGGCGAACAGGAACCGATCCCCGCCGACACCACCGATCGGCACCTGAGCGCCTGTCCCGCCTGCCAGGACTGGTATCGCCGCGCGGAAGCCCTGCGGCGCGCCACCATCCTGCACACCGCGCCCGAGGTTCCGGACCTGACCGCCGCCATCATGGCACGGCTGCCACCGCGCCGCGAACATCCTTATGCCCGAGTCGCACTCGGCGTCGTGGCCGCCGCGCAGACCGTCCTGGCGCTCACGCAACTGTTCGGCGTGGCCGGTGGGCACGGGCACGAGGCGTTCATGATGGGCCACATGAGCCACGAGAGCGCGGCCTGGAACGTCGCGATCGGCATCGGACTGGTGTGGGCCGCGCTGCGCACCCGCGCCGCCGCCGGACAACTGCCCATGCTGACCGTCTTCGTCGGAGTTCTCACGGCCGCCTCGCTGCTCGACCTGACCCGCGGCGACGTCACCGCCGCCCGCCTGGTGTCCCACATCCCCGTCGTGCTCGGCGTCGCCCTGCTGTACCTGGTCTACCGTCGGCACCGCGACGACGACCACCCCGACCACGCCGCCGCACTCACCCCATCCGGCACGTCCGGCGCCGACAGCGTCGAATCGCGGCCCACGCCGCGGGTTCCGGGGAAGACATTCGGCCACCAGCGCCCGGCAAGCCACCACCGCGCCGCCTGA
- a CDS encoding sigma-70 family RNA polymerase sigma factor → MAAGRGDRRAFEQWVRALQADVWRFHAYRAGPGAADDLTQETFVRAFGSLPRFAGRSTSRAWLLSIARRVVVDSIRSAVARPRLHGGDDWESVAEQRAAQQRSGRTFEDMVEIRMLLDGLHPERREALVLTQVLGLSYQEAADVCGVPVGTVRSRIARAREDLLAASEERDGVG, encoded by the coding sequence ATGGCCGCGGGACGTGGTGATCGGCGGGCGTTCGAGCAGTGGGTGCGGGCCTTGCAGGCCGATGTGTGGCGCTTTCACGCCTACCGGGCGGGCCCGGGCGCTGCCGACGACCTGACGCAGGAGACGTTCGTGCGGGCGTTCGGCAGCCTGCCGCGGTTCGCGGGCCGGTCGACCTCGCGGGCCTGGCTGCTGTCGATCGCACGGCGGGTGGTGGTGGATTCCATCCGGTCCGCCGTCGCGCGGCCGCGGTTGCACGGGGGCGACGACTGGGAGTCGGTCGCCGAACAGCGTGCCGCTCAGCAACGTTCGGGTCGCACGTTCGAGGATATGGTCGAGATTCGCATGCTGCTGGACGGCCTGCATCCCGAGCGGCGCGAGGCGCTGGTGCTGACGCAGGTGCTGGGGTTGTCGTACCAGGAGGCCGCGGACGTGTGCGGGGTGCCGGTGGGCACGGTGCGCTCGCGGATCGCGCGGGCGCGCGAGGATCTGCTGGCCGCGAGCGAGGAGCGCGACGGCGTCGGCTGA
- a CDS encoding MFS transporter yields the protein MRVDAKAVPGARQWVLAGLLITAMTLSMLPLFLVGALGPRLIDEFDGAASLLGALVAAGFAVAAVLSLIVGPMVAALGVRRCLVAMFVVSALALTLFAVAPGYPVLVAAIAVSGLAQALANPTTNQLIATRISADRRGSVAGWKQSGVQFGAFLAGLPLAAIAVATTWRVAVGAAAAGAAVAAALALAVTKDAAPPRVPRVEVATSAGDAGWMCGFSVLLGAGISAINTYIALYAADELSLSATTASMLVAVLGVAGITGRVGWTRWASKLRCSGVVLGPLAFGAAIATLAILAAAAGGAWLAWAGVLGIGGCAVAANAVSMMTVIATAAPEHVGRDSAVVSAGFFAGFVVGPPLFGVLAASGRHRYGPAWTLVAAEFLAAAVVAWWWQRRAAR from the coding sequence GTGAGGGTCGACGCGAAAGCCGTTCCGGGAGCGCGGCAATGGGTTCTGGCGGGGCTGCTGATCACCGCGATGACGCTGTCGATGCTGCCGTTGTTCCTGGTGGGTGCGCTGGGGCCACGTCTGATCGATGAGTTCGACGGCGCCGCTTCCCTTCTCGGTGCGCTGGTCGCGGCGGGCTTCGCGGTGGCGGCGGTGTTGTCGCTGATCGTGGGGCCGATGGTGGCCGCGCTCGGGGTACGCCGGTGCCTGGTCGCGATGTTCGTGGTGTCGGCGCTGGCGCTGACGCTGTTCGCCGTCGCGCCCGGCTACCCGGTGCTGGTGGCGGCGATCGCGGTGTCCGGTCTGGCGCAGGCGTTGGCGAACCCGACGACCAATCAGCTCATCGCGACGCGCATTTCCGCCGACCGGCGCGGCAGCGTGGCGGGTTGGAAGCAGTCGGGTGTGCAGTTCGGCGCCTTTCTCGCCGGGTTGCCGCTGGCCGCGATCGCGGTGGCGACCACGTGGCGCGTCGCGGTCGGCGCCGCGGCGGCCGGCGCGGCGGTCGCGGCCGCGCTGGCGCTGGCGGTCACGAAAGATGCTGCGCCGCCGCGTGTTCCCCGCGTCGAGGTGGCGACTTCGGCCGGTGACGCGGGCTGGATGTGCGGCTTCTCGGTGCTGCTCGGCGCGGGTATCTCCGCGATCAACACCTATATCGCCTTGTACGCGGCAGACGAACTGTCGCTGTCGGCGACGACCGCGAGCATGCTGGTAGCGGTGCTCGGCGTCGCGGGCATCACCGGCCGCGTGGGCTGGACGAGGTGGGCGTCGAAGCTGCGCTGCTCCGGTGTCGTGCTGGGGCCGTTGGCTTTCGGTGCCGCCATCGCCACGCTGGCCATCCTGGCCGCGGCCGCGGGTGGGGCGTGGTTGGCGTGGGCGGGTGTGCTCGGCATCGGCGGCTGCGCGGTGGCGGCGAACGCGGTGTCGATGATGACGGTGATCGCCACCGCGGCTCCCGAGCACGTCGGCCGGGATTCGGCGGTGGTGTCGGCGGGTTTCTTCGCCGGGTTCGTGGTCGGCCCGCCGCTGTTCGGAGTGCTCGCCGCATCCGGACGCCACCGGTACGGCCCGGCGTGGACGCTGGTGGCCGCGGAATTCCTGGCCGCCGCCGTCGTGGCCTGGTGGTGGCAGCGGCGGGCGGCGCGATGA